The following DNA comes from Osmerus eperlanus chromosome 5, fOsmEpe2.1, whole genome shotgun sequence.
ATGGAAATAGACATATAATATTGATTATATATAATATTGATTATATAATAACCAATCATCATATTTACCTTTTTCGCCGTAATAGACagcaaaggagggagagaattaGCAGTAGTCCAAGCATTACAGCCACAACTATGGAGACCAGTATACCTGCAGGCATGAATGCATTGAGAACCTCAAAATAccattctgtgttctgagtcagTTTGTGTCTCCATGTAATAGGGCAGTATACAGTATTCACACTTTAATTTGTACTGTATTGGCACTGTATTTAATTGTTAGATTCTGCAAGCCCGAGATGCAAGGCCAGAAAAAAAGGATTAAGTGCATGTTTACAGTACACATTTTTAACACCAAGACTTGATATAGAAGGACAAGAATGAAAGTATTAGTAGCATGGCTAATGGATGAGTGTTCATAATGTATATAACAGTATAGTCTTTACATAACTCCAATGGTGACACATCCAGAAAGATGTAGTTCTTTAGCACGTCATTCATTAGTCAGCAACTAATTCATGACGAAAGAGAACAAACATGCTAGTATGAATAAGAATGTCAAGATGGATTCATTTAAGATGAGCAGAAGTGTGCATGCATGGGAAGACATCAATCATAGCCACCAGAATAGAAAACACCAATACACACAAGTAACATACCGATGCTCATCCAGGACAGGATGTCTGGGTAAAGGAGCAAAATTCAGAGAGGAATGTTAGAAGTGCAGACAGAAATATCCGACTCAAGaggaaaaatacagtaaatcTGGGTTATCATGGGCATGCATACATTCATAAGCAACCAAGAGTATAGAAATGATATGCACATAATGAAAAGTACACAAACCAACAACTATGACTTGTTCCATTTCCATACCGTTCATTACACAGTTGAATGGGTTAAGGGCCACAGAGAAAGCCCTTGGTGTTGTGTTAGGATGTAAAACTGTCTGTTCAGAGTATTTGTTCAATATATGACTTTATTTAGCAGACAACCGTTTCAACCCACATCACAAGCAGCTATAGCCAGCATTACGAAACagtttaaataaaaatgttcttTCTTCGTTGTGCAATACACTAACcacatcaatgtacaattactGCAACATATGACTACTTTTCCAAATAAAATTCTAGAATTCTAAAAGACAAGTACGTcacttgtctttgtatgcattCCATTTATATGTAGCTTTGTTCATTTAGCTTCCCACGCAAAGCACTGTAGCATATCATTCCTTAAACAGGTCTGCCCTTGTCATTGAAATTGCAGTCCACACTGTATATGAATGCACTGGTAATGGCAATTGttccacaaaaacaaaatacCCATTATTCATCATTAAGGAAAATAAATGTGgttatacagtatattatgCATATTGGTAACCGTGAATATGTGTATAACCCACGGGTTCGGACAGTTTGCCGTTCGAACAACTTGAGTTGTATAAAAGCAGAGTGATAGTGACAATTTGGCATAGTCAGAAGAAATATCCACAGTCGGTACGAGCTGCAGACATCTCCTCATCGTTTTAGCAGAAATTACAAAAAGACCCCAAATTAGGTGTACGCTGTAAATGCACAGGACGTTTAGAGAATGTCCGGCTACAATGTTACTTGTCTAGAATATATATCGAATTGTGAGGAAGTTCTAGTCCTCCCACTCCATTGGTTGGATCCATAGATATGGTTGGACTGGGCTGTGGGGGGTTTCAGGCACAGTATCAACAGACAGGCTTGAATACTTTGTGAGGGCCAAGCTTGGCTTTTGCTCCGCTGCACTCTTCCTCTGCCCCACATAGGCCTTGGTCAGAGAGCGATCAAGCTCAAAGGCCTCGTCTGTGGGCCTGCCACTGAGGATAAGCCTGATGGTGGGGAGGGCCAGGTCAGACCGGCCGTGCAGGTAACTCCTGAAGTTCAGCTGTGGTAACATCACCTCTCTCAGAGCCTGGACCAGATGGGCCTCGGTGTGAGTTCTCCTCAGCTGATGGATGACCTTCTGCTCCAGAGAAACGCAACACAGCGCGTCCTCATTCAGCCCAGCCCCATAGCGCCCGGCCTGGGTGTGCTTCCAAGGTGAGGAGCTGAACGCGGTGTCTCCATTCACCTTAAATTTCAGCCCTTGTTCCTCAAAGCCGGTCTGGCCCCAGCCGGGCTTGTGGTTCTTCCATGTGTTTCCAGCCTGGGGCTTTTGTCTGAGTTTGGGCAGCAGTTGCTGCAGCCCATCGTCAGCCAGATCCGCAAGGTCACCAAGCTGCAGCTGCCGGATGGTTTGCCTCCTCAAGAGgggagatgtgacagtgataatACCATACAGTCCTCGGCCTGCATCAGATACAGGATCAGATACAGGATCAGGCTGTTAGACATCTCTACTCAGAGGGCATCCCGTGCATGGTGTTTGGCtttgacaaacaacatgcaGTTATACTGCCTGCGCTGGTACAGTGACTGCAGAATGCCGACTCCTGCAAAGTCTTTATCATGCAAgctgagaagaagaagaagccaaCGTGCCATGCTGAAGAGATCAGACATTAGGAAAGCGTACTTGTGCAAGAGAATTTCTTGAAATGAAGGAGAGGTGCAGATTCCTGTCATTCCACTGCGTATGGTTTTTCGGTCCATAATGTAGGGTTAACCACCGCTGACTAAAACAAGGCCTTTGAAGACAGATTTATGTGCTGAGGAGCATCCCAATTAAAGTAATGTATAGCGTGTTGTGGAGAATGGCTGTTCTCCACTTTTCAGAAGTCATTTGTCAATCAATTTTACAAGGAAGTCAAGAATGTCGAAATAGCTGCATTGATGCAGTCAAGCGGAAATCAAAAGGTGGGGAATCTGAAGAAGCAAATGCAAGCTCGATGGCCTTTCATCACAAAGAGGCCACAAATGTCACGTCCGCCCCATTGAACCCAGCCGGTACTCTGCCATTTTTGGATTGTTGCAGCATAAGCTTTGCCATTCACTAAAACAGCATATCTTTAGCTTCTGTCACAATACCAAAGCATAGCCAGGAAGACCATACTTACCCTCCTTAAAAGATACCAGGACTACTCTGTTGTTGGGCAACTGTGGTTTCCTGTAGTTTCCATTGAGAGGCACAGGGTTTGAATCTTGGGGACCAGAGGCGTAGATTGCTGTTGCTAGGGCTTGGAACTAAGCAGACATCAAAACAGGACATGACATACATTTCCCACCATTTTAGAGCAATTGAAGCTCTAcagtgtacattacatttttggtGCTTTGATTGGCCTAGATTTCATTTCACATTAAAGAACATGAAACTTTGATGCTACAAATCCCAACCCAGCTATATACTCTAGAGAAAAATAAGTGACATCAACTGTTTCAGCACCTGtttgacagagatggagacggGAGACCTAAAGACCGTCCAGAGCACACTGGGATAGCATGGAGGCGTGGTCAAGGAGCCATCATAGCGGTAATATTCATCCAGACGCGTAGGCAGCAAACTCCGGATGTTAAACCCTGCCACCTGCACCCTCTGGTCTAAGTCAAATACAAACAGTAGTTCCCATCAATGGGGTTATatttcttttaaaatcaagAGTGTAAACATTTCTATGAATCATTCCAGCCTGGTAGATCCGCCTGATCTGGCAAATTAATGTTCTGTATCATTTTGAaatgaataaaaacaaaaaagg
Coding sequences within:
- the ca12 gene encoding carbonic anhydrase 12; the encoded protein is MLIFIFVSPLMVLMNHVVHGAKWTYMGSHGENVWSKQYPFCGGAFQSPIDIQPDLLRFDPTLRPIEVRNYNLSTDEQLTLGNNGHSVQLSLPSRMHITGLPHHYTAAQLHFHWGSSRLPAGSEHTVNGKQFAAEMHVVHFNSDKYANISMAVDKSDGLAVLGVLIEIGEFNPAFDQFLKYINGIKYKDQRVQVAGFNIRSLLPTRLDEYYRYDGSLTTPPCYPSVLWTVFRSPVSISVKQFQALATAIYASGPQDSNPVPLNGNYRKPQLPNNRVVLVSFKEGRGLYGIITVTSPLLRRQTIRQLQLGDLADLADDGLQQLLPKLRQKPQAGNTWKNHKPGWGQTGFEEQGLKFKVNGDTAFSSSPWKHTQAGRYGAGLNEDALCCVSLEQKVIHQLRRTHTEAHLVQALREVMLPQLNFRSYLHGRSDLALPTIRLILSGRPTDEAFELDRSLTKAYVGQRKSAAEQKPSLALTKYSSLSVDTVPETPHSPVQPYLWIQPMEWED